One genomic region from Nitrososphaerota archaeon encodes:
- the sucD gene encoding succinate--CoA ligase subunit alpha, with amino-acid sequence MAILINSSTQVLIQGITGREGSLHAAHMLRYGTKILAGVTPGKGGTYVNDIPVYDSVAEALDKHPDINTSIIFVPAPSAPDAVNEAVDAEIKLIIVITERIPVHDTMKMLAYASSKDVKVIGPNCPGVITPGEAKVGIMPGHLFKRGGVGVVSRSGTLMYEVAWALTKSGFGQSTAIGIGGDPVIGLDFVDVFKMFEEDQETEAVVVIGEIGGDAEERLAAYLRNKGLSKPVVAYIAGRSAPKGKRMGHAGAIISLGSGSAEEKKAALTSAGVAVAELPSQIPLLLKNALSTRTVIDKRRLGAK; translated from the coding sequence TTGGCAATACTCATAAACTCTAGCACACAAGTGCTCATACAGGGGATAACTGGTAGGGAGGGATCCTTACACGCAGCCCATATGCTCAGATATGGCACAAAGATTCTTGCAGGCGTAACACCAGGTAAAGGTGGGACCTATGTTAATGATATACCAGTCTACGATTCGGTAGCAGAAGCTCTAGATAAACACCCAGACATCAACACCTCAATAATCTTCGTACCAGCACCTTCAGCACCAGATGCCGTAAACGAGGCTGTAGATGCAGAGATCAAGCTTATCATCGTAATAACTGAGCGTATACCTGTGCACGATACCATGAAGATGCTCGCCTACGCATCAAGCAAGGATGTTAAGGTTATAGGACCGAATTGTCCCGGTGTGATAACGCCAGGCGAAGCTAAGGTTGGGATAATGCCTGGACACCTATTCAAGAGAGGCGGGGTTGGGGTAGTGTCAAGAAGCGGGACCTTGATGTATGAAGTGGCTTGGGCTCTTACCAAGAGCGGGTTTGGGCAGAGCACAGCGATTGGAATAGGTGGAGACCCTGTTATTGGGTTAGATTTTGTAGACGTGTTTAAGATGTTTGAAGAAGATCAGGAGACCGAAGCCGTTGTAGTTATAGGTGAAATAGGTGGGGATGCCGAAGAGAGGTTAGCAGCCTACCTGCGTAACAAAGGTTTATCAAAGCCCGTAGTCGCATATATTGCTGGTAGGTCTGCGCCGAAAGGTAAGAGAATGGGGCACGCTGGAGCGATAATATCATTAGGCTCAGGCTCTGCTGAAGAGAAGAAAGCCGCTTTAACCAGCGCTGGCGTTGCCGTAGCAGA